From a single Nostoc sp. MS1 genomic region:
- a CDS encoding DUF6888 family protein, whose product MSFAPNAEGQPTAEQLQCLDRLCYQLTNVMFQPIHIVRLDERTLNIFVLAGKNEEIEMVILLNSRIEP is encoded by the coding sequence ATGAGTTTTGCACCAAATGCTGAAGGACAACCAACAGCAGAACAGCTACAGTGTTTAGATAGGCTCTGTTATCAACTCACAAATGTCATGTTTCAGCCAATTCACATTGTGCGATTGGATGAAAGAACTCTAAATATATTTGTTTTAGCAGGAAAAAATGAAGAGATAGAGATGGTAATTTTACTAAATAGTAGAATAGAACCATAA
- a CDS encoding DUF6887 family protein yields the protein MTDQELKRYLVNHKDDREASYAYHG from the coding sequence ATGACTGACCAAGAGCTAAAGCGTTACCTTGTCAATCATAAGGATGATAGGGAAGCTTCTTATGCTTATCATGGATAG
- a CDS encoding succinate dehydrogenase/fumarate reductase flavoprotein subunit — translation MLEHDVIIVGGGLAGCRAAVEIARTDPSLNVAVVAKTHPIRSHSVAAQGGMAASLKNVDSEDSWEAHAFDTVKGSDYLADQDAVAILAQEAPDVVIDLEHMGVLFSRLSDGRIAQRAFGGHSHNRTCYAADKTGHAILHELVNNLRRYGVHIYQEWYVMRLILEENEAKGVVMYSLLDGHIEIVRAKAVMFATGGYGRVYNTTSNDYASTGDGLAMTAIAGLPLEDMEFVQFHPTGLYPVGVLISEAVRGEGAYLINSEGDRFMATYAPSRMELAPRDITSRAIAYEIRAGRGVHLDGSAGGPFVYLDLRHMGKEKIMSRVPFCWEEAHRLVGVDAVTQPMPVRPTIHYCMGGIPVNTDGRVRSSGDGLVEGFFASGETSCVSVHGANRLGSNSLLECVVYGKRTGAAIAQYVQQRKLPTIDEPRYITQAQQEIQALLEQPGQYRINEVREAFQDAMTEYCGVFRTQELMSQGWDKISELQNKYSQVYLDDKGTCWNTELVEALELRSLIVVGQTILASALNRRESRGAHFREDYPQRDDENFLQHTMAYYSPAGIDIQYRPVVINMFEPKERKY, via the coding sequence ATGCTAGAGCATGATGTAATTATTGTTGGGGGTGGATTGGCTGGGTGTCGAGCGGCTGTGGAAATTGCTCGTACTGACCCTAGTTTAAATGTTGCAGTAGTCGCTAAAACCCATCCTATCCGTTCTCACTCGGTTGCCGCCCAAGGTGGCATGGCAGCATCATTAAAAAATGTCGATTCCGAAGACTCTTGGGAAGCCCACGCTTTTGATACTGTCAAAGGTTCTGATTATTTAGCAGATCAAGATGCAGTAGCGATACTCGCTCAAGAAGCTCCAGATGTGGTAATTGACCTGGAACATATGGGGGTTTTGTTCTCTCGTCTAAGCGATGGTCGCATTGCTCAACGGGCTTTTGGTGGACACTCCCATAACCGTACTTGTTACGCTGCTGATAAGACTGGTCACGCAATTCTGCATGAATTGGTAAATAATTTGCGGCGTTACGGTGTGCATATTTATCAAGAGTGGTACGTGATGCGCCTGATTTTGGAAGAAAATGAGGCTAAGGGCGTGGTCATGTACAGCTTGTTAGATGGGCATATTGAGATAGTTAGGGCAAAAGCGGTAATGTTTGCCACTGGCGGTTATGGTCGCGTTTATAATACCACTTCCAATGATTACGCCTCCACTGGTGATGGCTTGGCGATGACTGCGATCGCAGGTTTACCTCTAGAAGACATGGAGTTTGTCCAATTCCACCCTACAGGTTTATATCCGGTTGGTGTGTTGATTTCCGAAGCTGTCCGTGGGGAAGGAGCATATTTAATTAACAGTGAAGGCGATCGCTTCATGGCTACCTACGCACCCAGTCGCATGGAACTAGCCCCTCGTGATATTACCTCAAGAGCGATCGCTTATGAAATTCGCGCTGGGCGTGGTGTCCACCTTGATGGAAGTGCAGGCGGCCCCTTTGTCTACCTAGATTTACGCCACATGGGCAAAGAAAAAATTATGAGCCGCGTTCCCTTCTGTTGGGAAGAAGCCCACCGCCTAGTCGGTGTAGATGCAGTGACTCAACCGATGCCAGTTCGTCCGACAATTCACTATTGTATGGGTGGTATCCCTGTGAACACAGATGGACGAGTCCGTAGTAGTGGTGATGGCTTAGTTGAAGGCTTTTTTGCGTCTGGGGAAACATCTTGTGTATCTGTTCATGGTGCAAATCGTCTAGGTAGTAATTCGCTATTGGAATGTGTAGTTTATGGTAAGCGCACAGGGGCGGCGATCGCTCAATATGTGCAGCAACGCAAGTTACCAACCATAGATGAGCCACGTTACATTACACAAGCCCAACAAGAAATTCAAGCCTTACTAGAACAGCCAGGACAGTACCGCATTAACGAAGTCCGCGAAGCATTCCAAGATGCAATGACCGAATATTGCGGCGTTTTTCGCACACAAGAATTAATGAGTCAAGGCTGGGATAAAATCTCAGAACTACAAAATAAATATAGTCAAGTATATTTAGATGACAAAGGCACTTGTTGGAATACCGAACTAGTAGAAGCTTTAGAATTGCGGAGTTTAATCGTAGTTGGACAAACCATTTTAGCCTCAGCCCTTAACCGTCGAGAAAGTCGTGGCGCACACTTCCGTGAAGATTACCCCCAGCGCGATGACGAAAATTTCCTTCAACACACAATGGCTTACTATTCACCCGCAGGTATTGACATTCAATATCGCCCAGTAGTGATTAATATGTTTGAGCCAAAGGAAAGGAAGTATTAG
- a CDS encoding histidine phosphatase family protein: MSQIVWIARHANRLDFVNPDWFLTAERRYDPPLSDDGMMQAKQLAQRLQTEKIHHIFASPFLRTVQTADAVAEVLNLPINLETGLSEWLNPAWMTEEPERLSISALAELFPRIDLGYTARIAANYPETHEEVRARSGQTARCLATEFFPENILLVAHGASVLGAAMGLVGEIAKTEVKASLCSLVKVVRYDPDWLLELKGDTSHLAEVEEVIRFA, encoded by the coding sequence ATGAGTCAAATAGTCTGGATCGCAAGACATGCTAACCGCCTCGACTTTGTTAACCCCGACTGGTTCCTTACCGCAGAACGACGTTATGATCCACCCTTATCTGATGATGGGATGATGCAAGCTAAACAGTTAGCGCAACGTTTGCAAACAGAGAAAATCCATCATATTTTCGCTTCTCCTTTTCTGCGAACTGTACAAACTGCTGATGCAGTGGCAGAAGTTTTGAATTTACCGATTAATCTAGAGACAGGGTTGAGTGAATGGCTTAATCCAGCTTGGATGACGGAAGAACCAGAACGGCTGTCAATTTCAGCGTTAGCAGAATTATTTCCTAGAATCGATCTCGGTTATACAGCACGCATTGCAGCAAATTACCCCGAAACTCATGAAGAAGTCAGGGCGCGTTCTGGACAAACTGCTAGGTGTTTGGCGACGGAGTTCTTCCCCGAAAATATTTTACTGGTAGCGCATGGTGCATCTGTGCTGGGTGCTGCTATGGGGTTAGTAGGAGAAATTGCCAAAACTGAAGTTAAAGCTTCTTTATGTTCTTTAGTCAAGGTTGTGCGTTACGACCCAGATTGGTTATTAGAACTAAAGGGGGATACTTCCCACCTAGCAGAAGTAGAGGAAGTGATTCGATTTGCTTAG
- a CDS encoding glucokinase, producing the protein MTLLLAGDIGGTKTILRVVEISDSSELKTIFEETYHSGDFPDLVPMVQQFLVKANTPTPQKACFAIAGPVVNNTAKLTNLAWFLDTERLAQELSIPLISLINDFAAVGYGIFGLGKQDLRTLQVGKPKPEAPIGIIGAGTGLGQGFLIKQENHYQVFPSEGGHADFAPRNELEFQLMKYLLDKHDIQRVSVERVVSGQGIVAIYQFLRDRKLATESPEIAQVVRTWEQQAGQAEKSVDPGAAIGKAAVQKSDRLSEQTLQLFIDAYGAEAGNLALKLLPYGGLYIAGGIAPKNLSLIENSNFLLNFSQKGRMRPLLEEIPIHIILNPQVGLIGAALCAARL; encoded by the coding sequence ATGACTTTATTATTAGCAGGAGATATTGGCGGGACGAAAACTATTTTGCGTGTGGTGGAGATATCAGACTCATCGGAGTTAAAAACTATTTTTGAGGAAACTTACCATAGTGGAGATTTTCCCGATTTAGTCCCGATGGTGCAGCAGTTTTTGGTCAAGGCTAATACACCTACACCCCAGAAAGCTTGTTTTGCGATCGCTGGCCCAGTGGTGAATAATACTGCCAAGTTGACTAATTTGGCGTGGTTTTTGGATACTGAACGATTAGCCCAAGAATTAAGTATTCCCTTAATTTCCCTAATTAATGATTTTGCGGCTGTTGGTTATGGGATTTTTGGTTTGGGTAAGCAAGATTTACGCACTTTACAAGTTGGTAAACCAAAACCAGAAGCACCTATCGGCATAATTGGTGCTGGTACTGGATTAGGACAAGGATTTTTAATCAAACAGGAAAACCACTATCAAGTTTTCCCCTCTGAAGGTGGACACGCTGATTTTGCCCCTCGCAACGAGTTAGAGTTTCAGCTAATGAAATATTTGCTGGATAAACATGATATCCAGCGTGTGTCTGTGGAACGGGTGGTTTCGGGACAGGGAATTGTAGCGATTTACCAATTTTTACGCGATCGCAAACTCGCCACCGAATCTCCAGAAATCGCTCAAGTTGTCCGCACTTGGGAACAACAAGCCGGACAAGCAGAAAAAAGCGTTGATCCTGGTGCAGCTATTGGTAAAGCCGCAGTGCAGAAAAGCGATCGCCTTTCCGAACAAACCCTGCAATTATTTATAGATGCTTATGGTGCAGAAGCCGGTAACTTAGCCCTCAAACTCTTACCATACGGTGGTTTATACATTGCAGGTGGCATTGCCCCTAAAAACTTATCATTGATTGAAAACAGCAATTTCTTACTCAATTTCAGCCAGAAAGGCAGAATGCGTCCACTTTTGGAAGAAATACCTATACATATTATTCTCAATCCACAAGTAGGATTAATAGGTGCTGCTTTGTGTGCTGCTAGGTTATAA
- a CDS encoding mechanosensitive ion channel family protein: MMDWILPLGFLLFGLITGVIGEKFIFKRLEKFAFKKEIPGSHIIFKSLKRMPFIWFTLAGISAAIVSAPLKPDVVILLQKITKIAFLVSVTLVLANLVSGFVKLYTHKTERATASLIANLAKACVLLLGVLLLLQTLGIEITPIVTTLGVGGLAVGLALQDTLANLFSGFYLIISKQVRTGDYVKLDAGQEGYVTDISWRNTTIRELSNNVIIVPNSKLSSAIFTNYHLPAKEITLTMNVGVSYDSDLEEVEKVTVEVAKEVMREIAPKLIENEPYIRFHTFNDFSIDFTLYMRVSEYFDQRIGKHLFIKKLHKRYQKAGISIPFPIRDVYFHGKVNDG; this comes from the coding sequence ATGATGGACTGGATTTTACCTCTGGGATTTCTCTTGTTTGGTTTAATTACCGGAGTAATTGGCGAAAAATTTATATTTAAGAGATTAGAAAAATTCGCATTCAAAAAGGAAATCCCTGGAAGCCACATTATTTTTAAATCTTTGAAGCGTATGCCATTTATTTGGTTTACTCTTGCAGGAATTTCAGCAGCAATTGTTAGTGCGCCTTTAAAGCCAGATGTGGTTATTTTACTGCAAAAGATTACTAAAATTGCTTTTCTCGTATCAGTCACATTAGTTTTAGCTAATTTAGTTTCAGGATTCGTCAAACTATATACACATAAGACAGAAAGAGCTACAGCATCACTGATTGCTAACCTTGCTAAAGCTTGTGTTTTGCTTTTAGGTGTATTACTTTTATTACAAACGCTAGGTATTGAAATTACGCCAATTGTTACCACTTTAGGAGTTGGTGGTTTAGCAGTAGGTTTAGCACTACAAGATACGCTTGCTAATTTATTTTCAGGTTTCTATTTAATTATTTCTAAACAAGTTAGAACTGGTGATTATGTCAAGCTAGATGCAGGTCAAGAAGGATACGTCACAGATATTTCTTGGCGTAATACTACTATCAGGGAATTATCTAATAATGTAATTATCGTACCTAACTCTAAATTGTCATCGGCAATTTTTACTAACTATCATTTACCTGCAAAGGAAATTACTTTAACCATGAATGTAGGTGTTAGTTATGATAGTGATTTAGAAGAGGTAGAAAAAGTAACTGTAGAAGTAGCTAAAGAAGTTATGAGGGAAATTGCTCCGAAATTAATAGAAAATGAACCGTATATTAGATTTCATACTTTTAACGATTTTAGTATCGATTTTACTTTATATATGCGTGTTAGCGAATATTTTGATCAGCGTATCGGTAAACATCTATTTATTAAAAAGCTTCATAAACGCTATCAAAAAGCAGGGATTTCTATTCCATTTCCTATTAGAGATGTATATTTTCATGGAAAAGTAAATGATGGTTAA
- a CDS encoding histone deacetylase, with amino-acid sequence MELPIIYHPDYVAPLPEGHRFPMSKFKKLYELLLTDGVAQPEQFHTPKLPPQELIELVHTPDYVQAYCEGTLDPKAQRRIGLPWSPALANRTCVAVGGTILTAQLALTHGLACNTAGGTHHAFPSYGSGFCIFNDLAIASRVLQKMGLVQKILIVDLDVHQGDGTAFIFQDDDSVFTFSMHCEVNFPGTKQNSDLDVSLPVGMEDDAYLQTLASYLPDLLIDIKPDLVFFDAGVDPHIGDRLGKLALSDTGLFRREMQVLTTCVSSGYPVACVIGGGYADDMEALVWRHSLVHRAASQIYRQYKL; translated from the coding sequence ATGGAATTGCCAATTATTTATCACCCGGATTACGTTGCACCATTACCTGAAGGACATCGCTTCCCGATGTCAAAATTTAAGAAACTCTATGAATTGCTATTAACCGATGGCGTAGCACAACCAGAACAATTTCATACGCCAAAACTTCCACCTCAAGAGTTAATCGAGTTGGTTCATACCCCAGACTATGTACAAGCGTACTGTGAAGGTACATTAGATCCCAAAGCACAGCGTCGTATTGGTTTACCTTGGAGTCCAGCATTAGCAAATCGTACCTGTGTGGCGGTGGGCGGGACAATTCTGACAGCGCAGTTAGCACTTACTCACGGTTTAGCTTGTAACACGGCTGGTGGTACTCATCACGCTTTTCCCAGTTATGGTTCTGGTTTTTGTATTTTCAACGATTTAGCGATCGCATCTCGCGTTTTACAAAAAATGGGACTCGTCCAAAAAATCCTCATTGTTGACTTGGATGTGCATCAAGGCGACGGTACAGCTTTTATTTTTCAAGATGACGACAGTGTATTTACCTTCTCCATGCACTGCGAAGTCAACTTCCCAGGAACTAAGCAAAATAGTGATTTAGATGTTTCCCTACCTGTAGGAATGGAAGATGACGCTTACTTGCAAACCTTAGCCAGTTACCTACCAGATTTGCTAATAGATATCAAGCCGGATTTGGTATTTTTCGATGCTGGCGTTGATCCACATATAGGCGATCGCTTAGGTAAACTAGCATTAAGTGATACTGGACTTTTTCGTCGGGAAATGCAGGTTTTAACTACCTGTGTTAGTTCTGGTTATCCTGTCGCCTGCGTCATTGGTGGCGGTTACGCTGATGATATGGAAGCTTTGGTTTGGCGACATTCCTTAGTACATCGTGCTGCTAGTCAAATCTACCGCCAATACAAGCTTTAA
- the gshA gene encoding glutamate--cysteine ligase gives MVLLKGFEIEMYTGTPQGDIVGLSDKIVADLDGFVREPDSRNVEYTTDPLDSYESLLCALLRPRRELRNYLQQLGDYTLIPGSTLSLGGSDRFFRSDPANPYHDYIEQSYGTKVVTASVHINVGIADPEVLMRACRLIRVEAPLFLALSASSPFIDGKATGYHSTRWGLFPQTPSHVPLFKSHTHHIEWVEQQLSLGTMQNVRHLWVSVRPNGDRRPFDLNRLELRICDLVTDPISLLAICALLEARLLQLIDNPDLDPLTQSQFSGEELITLTAKNEAAAATSSLDAQLTHWQDGRSIIARDWIDEIYHEVWAIAKQHGFSCFLSPLQKILREGNEAQHWLQLHKVGFDTQCVITQAIATTQEREIELQDKLCTPIKA, from the coding sequence GTGGTTTTATTAAAGGGCTTTGAGATTGAGATGTACACCGGAACGCCTCAAGGTGACATTGTAGGTCTCTCGGATAAAATTGTCGCCGATTTGGATGGATTTGTTCGAGAACCAGATAGCCGTAACGTAGAATATACAACCGACCCATTAGATAGTTACGAAAGTTTATTGTGCGCCTTGCTACGTCCTCGGCGTGAACTAAGAAATTACCTGCAACAATTGGGTGACTATACCCTGATTCCAGGGAGTACCTTATCTTTAGGTGGAAGCGATCGCTTTTTCCGTTCCGACCCAGCCAACCCATATCATGACTATATTGAGCAAAGCTACGGCACAAAAGTAGTCACCGCTAGCGTACATATAAATGTAGGTATTGCTGATCCTGAAGTGTTAATGCGTGCTTGTCGGTTAATTCGTGTAGAAGCACCTTTATTTTTAGCTCTCAGCGCCTCGTCTCCTTTCATTGATGGTAAAGCAACCGGATATCATTCCACCCGTTGGGGATTATTCCCCCAAACACCAAGCCATGTCCCTTTATTTAAAAGCCACACCCATCATATCGAATGGGTAGAACAACAATTGAGTCTAGGGACAATGCAAAATGTCCGCCACTTGTGGGTGTCAGTTAGACCAAATGGCGATCGCCGTCCTTTTGATTTGAATCGCTTAGAATTAAGAATCTGTGATTTAGTTACAGATCCTATTTCTTTATTAGCGATTTGTGCCTTATTAGAAGCACGCTTATTACAATTAATAGACAACCCTGATTTAGATCCTTTAACTCAAAGTCAGTTTTCTGGTGAAGAACTCATTACCCTGACGGCTAAAAACGAAGCCGCAGCCGCAACTTCTAGCCTTGATGCTCAACTCACACACTGGCAAGATGGTAGAAGCATCATAGCTAGGGATTGGATTGACGAAATATATCACGAAGTTTGGGCGATCGCTAAACAACATGGTTTTAGCTGTTTCCTTTCTCCTTTACAAAAAATCTTAAGAGAAGGAAATGAAGCGCAACACTGGCTACAACTGCATAAAGTCGGCTTCGATACACAATGTGTTATTACTCAAGCCATAGCAACCACTCAAGAACGGGAAATTGAACTGCAAGATAAACTGTGTACGCCTATAAAAGCGTAA
- a CDS encoding tRNA (cytidine(34)-2'-O)-methyltransferase, with translation MPQVVLVHPQIPPNTGNIARTCAATGTELHLVGPLGFEISDRYLKRAGLDYWPYVKLHYHKTIETFKNLHQERSGRLLGFSVKGSSSYIQFQFQPDDWLLFGSETTGLPTNVLSACDATLHIPMAEPGVRSLNLSVSVAIGLFEARRQLGYLL, from the coding sequence ATGCCCCAGGTCGTTTTAGTTCATCCGCAAATACCCCCCAATACTGGCAATATCGCGCGTACTTGTGCCGCTACAGGTACAGAGTTACATCTAGTAGGGCCATTAGGATTTGAAATTAGCGATCGCTACCTTAAAAGGGCAGGTTTAGACTACTGGCCATACGTCAAGCTGCACTACCACAAAACTATAGAAACCTTTAAGAATCTACATCAGGAGCGTAGCGGTAGATTGTTAGGTTTTTCGGTTAAGGGCAGTTCTAGTTATATTCAATTTCAATTTCAACCGGATGATTGGTTGTTATTCGGTAGTGAAACCACAGGTTTACCTACTAATGTTCTGTCTGCTTGCGATGCTACTCTGCATATTCCTATGGCTGAACCTGGTGTTCGTAGCTTAAATCTTTCAGTAAGTGTGGCAATTGGCTTGTTTGAGGCACGTCGTCAGCTAGGTTATCTCCTGTAA